Proteins encoded in a region of the Mucispirillum schaedleri ASF457 genome:
- a CDS encoding twin-arginine translocation signal domain-containing protein, whose product MGKETNVLKSLEESSVSRRSFLKGISALGAMAAIYGCSKDGGSDIIYGGGLAQ is encoded by the coding sequence ATGGGAAAAGAAACTAATGTTTTAAAATCATTAGAAGAAAGCTCAGTATCAAGGCGTTCCTTTTTAAAAGGCATATCAGCACTTGGTGCAATGGCTGCCATATATGGCTGCTCTAAAGATGGCGGCTCAGATATTATATACGGGGGGGGGCTGGCACAGTAG